Genomic DNA from bacterium:
AAAAACACTGTCTCATTTTCCGAACGGACCATTTTATCGGGACGGTTGACGCCAAAGATTGAGATGTCTGACTGGAGGTCAGAAATTTATCCAAGGATATATATTGACGATAAACCGATTTCGGTAAACAGCGACGGGCAGTTTAGCACGCTTATTGATACACCGAAAGAAAAAATATATCGTTTTGAGTTAATCGGCGTCTATTGCTTGCCAAACAATGTATTCAAACGCGGCGATTCTGGATGTAAATCAACGCGGGTTCAGCATGAAATTTATCGAAAATACACCGAGGAAGAGGGCAAACAAAAAGAGAGACAGAAAGAAGATGATTACCAAAAAGCGATTCTTCTTTTCAATCAAAAATCCTTCGACAAATCACTCCTGCTATTTTATCCAGGTTACAAAGACTCGGATAAATATATTGAAATCATCTTGAGGAGACAGGAGGAAGCAACAAAACGAAAAATGGAAGCATTTAAAAGAAAAGAAGAAGCTGAAAGAAGGCGGCAAGTAGCGGCAGAAAAAAGAGCGCAAGCTGCATTTGCTAGAACACGAGCGGGGCGTATATGTGCCAAAAATAAAGATTGGGACAAGATGACCTGCCTGCGCTTAGCTGATGACGAAATTTGGCTTGGCATGACAATTGGTATGCTTATCGCGCAACGAGGCCAGCCCGATTCGTATAACCCATCGAATTACGGCGACGGTGAACAACGCCAATATTGCTGGAACAATTGGACGCCGTCGTGCGTTTACGATGACAATCAAGACTACCGAATTGACGCCTACAATTAATTTTTACCTTTTCCGATCCGCGACGATCTCGTCGATCATCCCTTGCAGCGTTTCGGTGACGGCGTTGTAAACGCGGTCGACCTTCGCGTCGAACGAGCGGGCGCCGCGAATGATTTTCGCGGTGTCGATCGGGTCGCCAAAACGCGCGACGACCCTGGCCGGCAGCGGCAGATGGAACATCGGGCCGATCATGAGGCCCCACGGCGCGGCGATGGAGATCGGAAACACCTTCGAGCGCAGCGTCTTGTCGAGGCGCAGGATTTTCGCGAGCGTCTCGCCGCGCGTCAGCACGAAAAACGTTTCGTGGCCGCCCACGTGCGCGAGCGGCACGATCGGCGTTTTCGTTTCCACAGCGATGCGCGCGAATCCCTTGCGTCCCGCGAAGTCGATCCGGTGGCGGTCGCGATACGGCTTGAACGCGTCGTAGTCGCCTCCCGGATAAACGCCGAACTTGCCGCCGCGCGCGAGAATCTTGTGCGCGTTTTCGGGGCTTGCGCGAATCGCCCCCAGGCGCGGCAGCAACGCGCCGAGCACCGGCAGCTTCAGCACCGCCTCGTGCGCCATGAACCAGATCGGCTCCACGTTTCCAGGCCGGCCGTACCAGTGCTCGACGATGAGGAACGGGTCGAAAAACGTGATGCCGGAGTTGTGGTTGCCGACGATGATCGCGCGGCCTTCCGGGATCTTCTCGACACCGTAAACCCGCGAGCGAAAATACCACTTGCCCGGCCGGACGATCGGCATAAGGCGGCGCACAAAATCGAGATCGAAGTTTTCCAGGCTGTCGTGATCGACGCGGCCGGGGAAAATAATGGGAGCGGGCATGGGCAAAGCGTCGCGCCAAGGCGGGGCCGTGTCAATGAGGAATACCGAGTGCGGAGTGCGGAGTGCGGAGTGCGGAGTGCGGAATGAATCGCGGAACCGCAATTCGGCGGTACACCGAGGGCGCAGAGAAGGTACGGAGGACACGGAGGATCTCTTAAGGATTTGGAACCGCGACCGTGAGGGAGCGGGTACGAAAGAAATCGACGCTGATTGCTGATCGCTGAATGCTGACAGCTTTTTTTTGGGCACGGGCACGGGCACGCGGACAAGTGGTTGACGGCGATCGGGGAGTTGCCGACGATGCCGCTCATGATCGACATCAAATCCCTCGCGGCTTCGATCCGTGAACTCTCCGACAACGGGCTTTCGGAACTGCGTCACGAGCTTTTGACCAACCCGCGCGTCGCCCAAACGCTCGGCGGCGCGGTCAACCGCGTCGCGACCGCGAAGAGGCACTGGGACCGCAACGTGTCGCTCGCCATGTCCGCCGCGGGCATACCGAGCAAGAACGATTACGACCACCTGGCGACAAGCGCCCTCTCGCTCGCGCGCTCCATCGAACGCATCGAGGAGCGGCTTGACGAGATGCTGGTGCGCGTCGAGCGCCTCGCCCACGCGATCGACGCGAAAGACGCCCGCCGCTGATGCGCAAGATCGCGTTCGTCAACGAGAAGGGCGGCACCTGCAAGACGACGCTGGCCGTGAACATGGCGGCGTGGTTCGCGGGCAAGGGGCGGCGCGTGCTGCTTATCGACCTCGACCCGCAGGGGCAGTCGGGCAAGAGCCTCGGGATCGACGTGCGTAACGTCGAACGCACGAGCGCGGAGCTTCTGCTCGACGACGCGATGAGCGTTCCGGACGCCGCCGCGCCGACGCGCATCGAAGGGCTCGACATCATCGTGGCCAACAAGAACCTGACCGATTTCCCGACGAGCGCCGCGCCGCGCCAGGATCGCGCCGAGCTGCTTCGCAATAAACTGAAAGGCGTGCGCGGCTACGACATCGTCGTGTTCGATTCGCCGCCGTCGCTCGGGCTCGTGACGCTGAACGTGATGCTCGCGGCGAACGAGATCGTCATCCCCGTCAACCTCACGTATCTCGCGCTCGACGGCTGCGCCGAGATCGTGGAGACGGTGGAGACCGTCAAGGCGAACCACAACAAGCACAACCTGCGCATCTCGATGGTGGTGCCGGTGTTCTATCGCAATACGCGGCTCGCGAATGCGATCCTCGCCAAACTGCGCGAGCATTTCGCCGAACGCGTCTCGCAAACGGTGATCGGCTTCAACGTCACGATCGACGAGGCGCAAAGCCAGGGCCGCACGATCTGGGAATACGCGCCGAACTCCCGCGGCGCCGAATTGCTCGGCGCGCTCGCGCGGGAGATCGACGCGGCCTTAAATTGAAGATTGACGATTGCGGATCGAAGATTGCGGCAGTTGCGTCCCGTCGACGACGCGAGGGTTTCGGCGCACGCCTGATTTCGATTCACGAAACCGGACGCGATGCCTGAAGCAATCGGCAATCTTCAATCTTCGATCTTCAATCAAAGATAAATGATCGCCACGGTCGCGAGCGCGTACAAAAACGCGTTGATACGCATCGGCAGGTCCGAAAACAGAGCGCGCTCGATCGACATTTGCGCCTCTCCCTGATGGATGAGGTAGAGGTAGCGGAAGATGCCGTAGAGCACGAACGGCGCAGTGAGCGCGAGCTTGTTCGTGCCGAACTTGGCCACCGTCTCCGGAGAGATCGTGTAGAGCGTGTAGGCGATGAGAATCGCGCTCGTGATGACCGCGATCATCTGGTCGAGCAGATACGGATTGTAGTGCGCAAGGCTCGACCGGTGCCGCGCCGCCTCCTCGCCGAGCAGTTTGAAATCCAGCGAGCGCGCCGAAAGCCCGAGGAACAGGGAGAGCAGCATCGTGCAGATGAGAAGCCACGGGCTCATCGGCACGTCGATCACGACCGCTCCGGCGACAACGCGCAGCACGTAGTTCGCCGCGAGCGTGAAGACATCGACGATGACGATTCGCGTCAGGATCGTGCTGTAGAGGACGTGCGTCGCGACGAACGCCGCCGCGACGAAACCGAACGTGCGATCGAGCGCGAACGCGACCCAAAGGCCCACGGCCGTCAAGATCAGCGCGACGCCGACCGCGCTCGTGCCGCCAAGCTCCCGCATCGCGATCGGCCGCGTGCCCTTGAGCGGATGCACGCGGTCGCCCACCGCGTCGATGACGTCGTTGAATAGGTAGGACGCCGACGCCAAAAGGCAAAAGACGATAAACGCCGCCGCCGATTTCAAAAGCGGAAGCGGCGAACCCAGCTCCTGCGCGAACACCAGCGGCGCGAGCACGAGCAGGTTTTTCACCCAGTGTTTCGGGCGGACGCTGACATAGACGTGGCGGGCGAAGGTGGTCACGCGCGGGAGTGTAGTGCCCGACGCGCGGCGTCTCAAGCGGAGCCAGGAAAGAGGATTGAGGATTGAGGATTGAGGATCGAGGATCGAGGGCAACGGCGTGCATGACGTTGCATGCGCCAACGGGCACGCGGATAATCGAATCGACATCCGCGAGGTTCCCCATGCGAAGCATTCGCCGCGCGTTCGCGTGTTTCCCGATCACGGTTTTATCGTTTGTCGTCGCGCTTGC
This window encodes:
- a CDS encoding decaprenyl-phosphate phosphoribosyltransferase, which translates into the protein MTTFARHVYVSVRPKHWVKNLLVLAPLVFAQELGSPLPLLKSAAAFIVFCLLASASYLFNDVIDAVGDRVHPLKGTRPIAMRELGGTSAVGVALILTAVGLWVAFALDRTFGFVAAAFVATHVLYSTILTRIVIVDVFTLAANYVLRVVAGAVVIDVPMSPWLLICTMLLSLFLGLSARSLDFKLLGEEAARHRSSLAHYNPYLLDQMIAVITSAILIAYTLYTISPETVAKFGTNKLALTAPFVLYGIFRYLYLIHQGEAQMSIERALFSDLPMRINAFLYALATVAIIYL
- a CDS encoding ParA family protein, translating into MRKIAFVNEKGGTCKTTLAVNMAAWFAGKGRRVLLIDLDPQGQSGKSLGIDVRNVERTSAELLLDDAMSVPDAAAPTRIEGLDIIVANKNLTDFPTSAAPRQDRAELLRNKLKGVRGYDIVVFDSPPSLGLVTLNVMLAANEIVIPVNLTYLALDGCAEIVETVETVKANHNKHNLRISMVVPVFYRNTRLANAILAKLREHFAERVSQTVIGFNVTIDEAQSQGRTIWEYAPNSRGAELLGALAREIDAALN
- a CDS encoding acyltransferase family protein; translation: MPAPIIFPGRVDHDSLENFDLDFVRRLMPIVRPGKWYFRSRVYGVEKIPEGRAIIVGNHNSGITFFDPFLIVEHWYGRPGNVEPIWFMAHEAVLKLPVLGALLPRLGAIRASPENAHKILARGGKFGVYPGGDYDAFKPYRDRHRIDFAGRKGFARIAVETKTPIVPLAHVGGHETFFVLTRGETLAKILRLDKTLRSKVFPISIAAPWGLMIGPMFHLPLPARVVARFGDPIDTAKIIRGARSFDAKVDRVYNAVTETLQGMIDEIVADRKR